From Vitis vinifera cultivar Pinot Noir 40024 chromosome 14, ASM3070453v1, a single genomic window includes:
- the LOC100232933 gene encoding 2-hydroxyacyl-CoA lyase has translation MADSDCKTHDSQALVDGNLLAAKSFAAAGITHMFGVVGIPVTSFANRAVSMGIRFLAFHNEQSAGYAASAYGYLTGKPGLLLTVSGPGCVHGLAGLSNAAVNAWPMVLISGSCDQADFGRGDFQELDQVAVVRPFSKFSAKATDISQIPNCVFKVLDQALSGRPGGCYLDLPTDVLHQTVSQSEAETLLAAAEKSRAKPQFPSVESSLIEKAVSLLRHAERPLIVFGKGAAFARAENSIKKLVESTGIPFLPTPMGKGLLPDAHELAATAARSLAIGKCDVALVVGARLNWLLHFGEPPKWSKDVKFILVDVCEEEIQLRKPCLGLAGDAKQVLDMISLEIKDDPFCLGKSHPWVEAISKKARDNVSRMEAQLAKDVVPFNFLTPMRIIRDAILGVGSPAPILVSEGANTMDVGRSVLIQTEPRTRLDAGTWGTMGVGLGYCIAAAVASPDRLVVAVEGDSGFGFSAMEVETLVRYQLPVVVIVFNNGGVYGGDRRNPEEVTGPYKDDPAPTSFVPGAAYHVLIEAFGGKGYLVGTPDELKSALAESFSSRKPAVINVTIDPYAGAESGRMQHKN, from the exons ATGGCCGACTCCGATTGCAAAACCCACGATTCCCAAGCCCTTGTAGATGGCAACCTCCTCGCCGCTAAATCTTTCGCGGCCGCAGGCATCACCCACATGTTTGGCGTTGTCGGCATTCCGGTCACCTCATTCGCCAACCGCGCCGTGTCTATGGGCATCCGCTTCCTCGCTTTCCACAACGAGCAATCGGCGGGCTACGCTGCCTCCGCCTACGGCTACCTTACCGGCAAGCCCGGCCTCCTTCTCACCGTCTCCGGCCCCGGCTGCGTCCACGGCCTCGCCGGGCTCTCCAACGCCGCCGTCAACGCTTGGCCTATGGTGTTGATTTCTGGCTCCTGCGACCAGGCCGACTTCGGTCGCGGCGACTTCCAGGAGCTCGATCAGGTGGCCGTCGTTAGGCCTTTCTCCAAGTTCTCTGCAAAAGCCACTGATATTTCCCAAATACCTAACTGCGTTTTTAAAGTCCTGGATCAAGCTCTTTCGGGTCGGCCTGGTGGTTGTTACTTGGATCTTCCAACGGATGTTCTCCACCAAACTGTTTCTCAATCCGAGGCCGAGACTCTGTTGGCTGCTGCTGAAAAATCTAGGGCAAAGCCACAATTTCCATCTGTCGAGAGTTCACTGATCGAGAAGGCAGTTTCTCTTCTCAGACACGCCGAAAGGCCTCTCATTGTGTTCGGAAAGGGGGCGGCGTTTGCGCGTGCTGAGAATTCGATAAAAAAGCTGGTGGAGAGCACTGGGATTCCGTTTTTGCCAACTCCAATGGGGAAGGGATTGTTGCCGGATGCGCACGAGCTCGCGGCTACGGCAGCGCGGTCGCTTGCTATTGGTAAATGCGACGTTGCGCTTGTAGTTGGTGCGCGGCTGAACTGGTTGTTGCACTTTGGGGAGCCTCCTAAGTGGTCTAAGGATGTGAAATTTATTTTGGTTGATGTGTGTGAGGAAGAAATTCAGTTGAGGAAACCATGTTTGGGTTTGGCTGGGGATGCAAAGCAGGTGTTGGATATGATCAGTTTGGAGATTAAGGACGACCCCTTTTGTTTGGGGAAGTCTCATCCATGGGTTGAGGCCATTTCAAAGAAGGCTAGGGATAATGTGTCCAGGATGGAGGCTCAGTTGGCGAAGGATGTTGtgccttttaattttcttacgCCCATGAGGATTATCAGAGATGCAATCCTGGGAGTGGGTAGCCCTGCTCCAATATTGGTTTCAGAAGGGGCGAATACCATGGATGTTGGGAGGTCAGTGTTGATTCAGACGGAGCCGAGGACCAGGTTGGATGCAGGGACTTGGGGGACGATGGGGGTTGGTTTAGGTTACTGCATTGCTGCTGCTGTAGCTTCACCTGATCGCCTTGTGGTTGCAGTTGAAGGTGACTCTGGATTCGGTTTCAGTGCCATGGAAGTTGAG ACATTGGTGCGCTACCAGTTGCCAGTGGTGGTGATTGTTTTTAACAATGGTGGTGTATATGGTGGTGATCGGAGAAACCCTGAAGAGGTTACAGGGCCTTACAAAGATGATCCAGCACCCACTTCTTTTGTTCCAGGTGCAGCATATCATGTTCTAATTGAAGCCTTTGGAGGCAAGGGCTATCTTGTTGGGACACCTGATGAACTAAAGTCTGCCCTTGCTGAATCTTTTTCTTCAAGGAAACCAGCTGTGATAAATGTTACAATTGATCCTTATGCTGGTGCAGAGAGTGGGAGGATGCAACACAAAAACTGA
- the LOC100852913 gene encoding disease resistance protein RPM1 yields the protein MAASVVTLFQWRLNSMLLQENEILLGVKDQIESLINKLDAVGSFTGDVDRILGRDSYHPTWASELRGMLCEAEDFVDDFVIKVFGQTEKDREDSIAKFGNELQNINSRVSEILNRRPRLEASLMLEEIHRFVRSNFVFDEDKETALASCMLNYINLPYDLKLSLLFYCAFLGRYGRTKGALVQVLVAADSIIPPTARHVSIHDAENTITNMNSLVHSLFVSEKEGLSEASSDCLETVLYNAKRVRVLGLEKTQLKSLPDVVGKLVNLRHLSVRQSKINELPESISNLGNLQTMDISWSGNEFELSNGVLNLAQQRHLKMFRPRNAGEVRVPRGISRLRNLQTLEGIYAGGGIAKELGNMTQLRSLEVRSVSEDHAGELYAFSYCGGGEGLTQLQQLTSVREFAFPLLRILLTSTITSKTYANRAFNQDACLAWLNGEPHQFLPNLKYLLLKHAYKGKRMEREFFRAGGFPKLEFLKIDSTVLVEWTEIEEGALPSLKQLCFFNCTKLMVLPEGLQHATTLQILDLWNVHEDLIRRLRSNGGPKNYKIKHIPLLKYLGHMSSSGEFWRRKPPQ from the exons ATGGCTGCTTCTGTTGTGACATTATTCCAATGGAGGCTCAACTCTATGCTCCTGCAAGAGAATGAAATTCTTTTGGGTGTCAAGGATCAAATTGAGTCGCTCATTAACAAACTTGATGCGGTTGGAAGCTTTACGGGAGATGTGGACAGGATCTTGGGAAGAGACAGTTATCATCCAACATGGGCGAGTGAGTTGAGGGGAATGCTCTGTGAAGCAGAGGATTTTGTTGATGATTTCGTAATTAAGGTGTTTGGGCAAACTGAGAAGGACCGGGAAGACTCTATTGCCAAGTTTGGAAATGAACTCCAGAACATCAACTCAAGAGTCTCAGAAATCTTGAACAGAAGACCTAGACTTGAGGCCTCCCTGATGTTAGAAGAGATTCATCGGTTTGTCAGATCAAACTTTGTTTTTGATGAAGATAAGGAAACTGCTCTTGCCTCTTGCATGTTAAATTACATAAATCTACCCTATGACCTTAAACTCTCTTTGCTATTTTACTGTGCCTTTCTTGGGAGGTATGGACGAACAAAAGGTGCATTAGTTCAAGTTCTGGTAGCGGCAG ATTCCATTATACCTCCAACAGCTCGTCATGTATCAATTCATGACGCAGAAAACACCATCACAAACATGAACAGTCTCGTACATTCACTGTTTGTTTCTGAAAAGGAAGGCCTTTCAGAGGCCAGCTCAGATTGTTTGGAAACTGTGTTGTACAATGCAAAACGTGTGCGAGTATTGGGCTTAGAAAAGACACAACTCAAGAGCTTGCCTGACGTAGTAGGGAAATTGGTGAACCTAAGGCATTTGAGTGTGAGGCAGTCCAAAATAAATGAGCTTCCTGAGAGCATCAGCAATCTTGGGAACCTACAAACCATGGATATCTCCTGGTCTGGGAATGAATTTGAGCTGTCaaatggagttttgaatctTGCACAACAGAGGCACCTGAAGATGTTTCGGCCTAGGAATGCTGGTGAGGTTAGAGTTCCACGAGGTATCTCAAGACTCAGAAACCTCCAGACTCTAGAAGGTATATACGCGGGTGGTGGCATTGCCAAGGAGTTAGGCAACATGACACAACTCAGATCACTCGAAGTGAGAAGTGTATCAGAGGATCATGCAGGTGAGCTATATGCCTTCTCTTACTGTGGAGGGGGAGAGGGTCTCACACAACTCCAGCAGCTCACTTCAGTACGAGAATTCGCTTTTCCCCTGCTTAGAATCCTTCTCACCTCCACCATTACTTCAAAAACTTACGCTAACCGGGCATTTAATCAAGATGCCTGTTTGGCTTGGCTCAATGGAGAACCTCACCAA TTCCTTCCCAATCTGAAATATCTTCTATTGAAGCATGCTTACAAAGGGAAGCGCATGGAAAGAGAGTTCTTCAGAGCTGGAGGATTCCCAAAATTGGAGTTCCTGAAAATTGATTCTACTGTTCTGGTGGAATGGACAGAGATTGAAGAGGGGGCACTGCCTTCCTTAAAACAACTATGTTTTTTCAACTGCACGAAACTGATGGTTCTGCCTGAAGGACTGCAACATGCAACCACACTCCAAATATTGGATTTGTGGAATGTGCACGAGGATCTTATTCGGAGATTGAGGTCCAATGGAGGTCCAAAGAACTATAAGATCAAACACATTCCACTACTTAAATATCTTGGGCATATGAGTTCTTCGGGGGAATTTTGGAGGAGAAAGCCTCCCCAATGA